A portion of the Meriones unguiculatus strain TT.TT164.6M chromosome 14, Bangor_MerUng_6.1, whole genome shotgun sequence genome contains these proteins:
- the LOC110558336 gene encoding hemoglobin subunit epsilon-Y2: MVNFTAEEKALINGLWSKVNVEDVGGEALGRLLVVYPWTQRFFDSFGNLSSASAIMGNPRVRAHGKKVMTSFGESIKNLDNLKPALAKLSELHCDKLHVDPENFKLLGNVLVIVLASHFGKEFTPEVQAAWQKLVAAVATALSLKYH; encoded by the exons ATGGTGAACTTTACTGCTGAGGAAAAGGCTCTCATCAATGGCCTATGGAGTAAGGTGAATGTTGAAGATGTTGGTGGTGAAGCCTTGGGAAG GCTTCTTGTTGTATACCCATGGACCCAGAGATTCTTTGACAGCTTTGGGAACttgtcctctgcctctgccataatGGGCAACCCGAGGGTCAGAGCCCATGGTAAGAAAGTGATGACTTCTTTTGGAGAGTCCATTAAGAACCTAGACAACCTCAAGCCTGCCCTGGCTAAGCTCAGTGAGCTGCACTGTGACAAGCTCCACGTGGATCCTGAGAACTTCAAG CTCTTGGGTAATGTGCTGGTGATTGTTCTGGCTAGTCACTTCGGCAAGGAATTCACCCCGGAAGTGCAGGCTGCCTGGCAGAAGCTGGTGGCTGCTGTGGCCACTGCTCTGTCCCTCAAGTACCACTGA